The following DNA comes from Cellulophaga sp. HaHa_2_95.
CAGCTGCTGTTTTCGATAAAATGCTATAAATTAATCATTTTTGAGTTACATTACTATAAAAGATAATAGTAAGAACACTATAGAAACCCCCTATTCAGGGTAGTCGTCTACTATCAAGATTCATAATTTTGACTTATATTTAACTGAATTATGCTTATGAAAATACCTTCTATCTCCGAAATTACTTCTAAAGCACAAAATGCGATTCTTCGATTTCCATTAGCCCTTCTTTGGGCAGTTGTCGGAACCACATTTTTTATAAAGATTATAGAAGACGATAAGTATGATTATTTAAGAAATCATAACGATGAGATATTAACGTTAATCGTAGGATTAAGTTGGCTCATAGGCATACAGTTTTTTATAGAACAGTTTAAAAACCCAAGAAAATGGCAATGGCTAAAGCTTATAGTCCTAGCATTATTAGGCCTGTTTTATTGGTACCTGCCGGCCATACAGTATTACGGAGATTCTCCCATTTACCTCGTCAGATTTTTTCTTTATTTAATTGCGGGGCATTTATTTTTGCTGTTTGCACCCTTTATATTTAAATGGGATAAAAATGCCTACTGGAACTACTTAAAAAATACAAGTGTCGCTATTATACGCAGCTTATTTTATTCTGGAATTCTCTACTTGGGTTTAATATTGGCCTTAGCTGCAATTAGTGCTTTATTTGATGTTCATATTAAAAGTAGTAGATACGGACAACTCTATATTTTCTGTCTAGGTACAGTAAACACTTGGATTTATCTTTCTGATTTCCCTAAAGACATTTATCAAGAAACTACAATTTATTTTGAAAAAGCACTAGAGGTATTGGTTAAGTTCATTCTAATTCCCTTAGTTATTCTTTACCTATTAATTCTGTATGCCTATAGTGCCAAAATAATCATAGAATGGGAACTTCCTAAAGGATGGGTATCCTATCTGGTCATTGCCTTATCATTTTTGGGTTACATTATTCAAATTATTATAAACCCAATACAGAAAGAATTAAAATCCTGGACGATTAATAAATTTTACCCTTGGTTCTATATACTTCTAATTCCTTTAAACATTCTATTGTTTATTGCAATTTTACGAAGAGTAAGCGATTATGGCATTACAGAAAATAGGTATTTTGTATTAGCCATTGCCTTGTGGAATGTAGGGATTATCTTTTATTTGTTGTTCAGCACTAAAAAAGCATTAAAAGTACTTCCTATCTCTTTATTTATTATAGCCATAGTATCCTCGGTGGGCTTCTGGAGTGCCTTTTCGGTTTCAAAAGAAAGCCAAATACAGCAATTTGAGGAGATCTTTACCCAAGTTAAGAATAAGAATAATGTTGCCACAAATGAGGAAATAGGACGCTTACAAGATATTCTAGATTATTTAGAAAAACGTAAACAAGTGTCTAGCTTAAATAGTATTACAAAATTAGATTTAGAAAGTTTCAGAGATCCTGCGGTAGACGAAGATTACAAAGCCGGCTGGCTAAATACTACAAAAATATGGGATAGCATCGCTTTTGAAGTGGATGCCTCCTCTATACCAGAAAATGAGCATGATTCCTATTACAGCTTATACTCATCTGACCAAAGAAATACCTATACCGCTATAAGCGATTTTGACTCTTTTGCTTACTTAAGCTTTTACATGAATTCTGAAAAGCGCATCGCATTGGATTCCCTTTATCTAGAACTTTATCCAAAAAAAAATAGTTTAAAAATTTACTTCACAAAAGATGATACGGTAGCCTTAGAGATCCCTTTGACAGAAAAGCTTACGGAACTATCTAAATACGGA
Coding sequences within:
- a CDS encoding DUF4153 domain-containing protein; translation: MKIPSISEITSKAQNAILRFPLALLWAVVGTTFFIKIIEDDKYDYLRNHNDEILTLIVGLSWLIGIQFFIEQFKNPRKWQWLKLIVLALLGLFYWYLPAIQYYGDSPIYLVRFFLYLIAGHLFLLFAPFIFKWDKNAYWNYLKNTSVAIIRSLFYSGILYLGLILALAAISALFDVHIKSSRYGQLYIFCLGTVNTWIYLSDFPKDIYQETTIYFEKALEVLVKFILIPLVILYLLILYAYSAKIIIEWELPKGWVSYLVIALSFLGYIIQIIINPIQKELKSWTINKFYPWFYILLIPLNILLFIAILRRVSDYGITENRYFVLAIALWNVGIIFYLLFSTKKALKVLPISLFIIAIVSSVGFWSAFSVSKESQIQQFEEIFTQVKNKNNVATNEEIGRLQDILDYLEKRKQVSSLNSITKLDLESFRDPAVDEDYKAGWLNTTKIWDSIAFEVDASSIPENEHDSYYSLYSSDQRNTYTAISDFDSFAYLSFYMNSEKRIALDSLYLELYPKKNSLKIYFTKDDTVALEIPLTEKLTELSKYGNNLNNASLDDLTIEITGTTHSCKLVLSELSFRKTKEGIELQNINAFLFLKQN